In one window of Tumebacillus algifaecis DNA:
- a CDS encoding VOC family protein translates to MKRVTGIGGIFFKAEHPEALLAWYEKHLGIQLATNMPGSVFESAGQTVWSVFPKDTKYFSPSTAPFMVNYRVENLLELVKVLREEGVEVLDTIEDPEYGKFAWVLDPEGNRIELWEPPV, encoded by the coding sequence ATGAAACGTGTCACTGGAATTGGCGGTATCTTTTTTAAAGCGGAGCATCCTGAGGCGTTGCTGGCTTGGTATGAAAAACATCTTGGTATTCAACTGGCCACAAACATGCCAGGTTCTGTGTTTGAGTCTGCCGGGCAGACCGTTTGGTCTGTGTTTCCGAAAGATACCAAGTACTTTTCCCCTTCGACCGCTCCGTTTATGGTGAATTATCGGGTGGAGAATTTGCTCGAACTGGTAAAAGTGTTGCGTGAAGAAGGCGTGGAGGTTCTCGATACAATCGAGGACCCAGAATACGGCAAATTCGCTTGGGTGTTAGATCCCGAGGGGAACCGTATTGAATTATGGGAACCCCCGGTGTAA